A single Notoacmeibacter ruber DNA region contains:
- a CDS encoding protein-disulfide reductase DsbD domain-containing protein — protein sequence MQRLVAVLVLCLLASAFSPTSAPAGAGQWTSFEGGRARLLASGGSGDDYARAWVEIELQEGWKTYWLQPGDSGVAPSVTLRMAGHEIRPTLVMPAPQRFREPHNVWAGYKDRTYIAMDVPTPDAAGSLRLEASVFLGICQQICIPLTLQLAAPLEAEDNKFREAETLEAMSPLPETLEAAGLTPEIETADDRLIITFQSESLEDARDAELFIAEGPSGLRLAAPDPASDNGDGTLRFEMPILKEKDDMSGKELCLLLVIGKRGYVGSVDLPSM from the coding sequence ATGCAGCGTCTCGTGGCAGTGCTGGTGCTGTGTCTGCTCGCCAGCGCGTTTTCACCGACGTCGGCCCCCGCCGGCGCCGGGCAATGGACCAGCTTCGAGGGAGGCCGCGCGCGCCTCCTCGCCAGTGGCGGCAGCGGAGACGATTACGCAAGAGCCTGGGTCGAAATCGAACTTCAGGAAGGCTGGAAGACCTACTGGCTGCAACCCGGAGATAGCGGCGTGGCTCCTTCCGTAACATTGCGGATGGCGGGGCACGAGATACGCCCGACTCTCGTCATGCCGGCCCCGCAACGTTTTCGCGAACCCCATAATGTCTGGGCCGGATATAAGGATCGTACCTATATCGCAATGGACGTGCCGACGCCGGACGCTGCGGGCTCCTTGCGCCTCGAGGCTTCTGTTTTTCTCGGCATATGCCAGCAGATCTGCATTCCCCTGACGCTTCAGCTTGCCGCCCCTCTCGAGGCAGAGGACAACAAATTTCGGGAAGCCGAAACGCTCGAGGCCATGTCGCCACTGCCAGAAACCCTCGAAGCGGCTGGATTGACGCCAGAAATAGAGACGGCCGATGACAGGCTGATCATCACATTCCAGAGCGAGAGCCTCGAAGACGCGCGCGATGCCGAGCTGTTTATCGCCGAAGGTCCGAGTGGATTGCGGCTCGCTGCACCCGATCCCGCATCCGACAATGGCGATGGAACGCTTCGCTTCGAGATGCCGATCCTGAAAGAAAAAGACGACATGAGTGGCAAGGAACTCTGCCTTCTGCTCGTGATCGGCAAAAGAGGCTATGTTGGATCTGTCGACCTTCCCTCAATGTGA
- a CDS encoding YqgE/AlgH family protein encodes MSEFLEGKFLIAMPDMADERFSRTVILVCAHSEEGAMGIVINRAQEIGFADLISQIGLIDDDEAIHLPAEARKMIVRDGGPVDRSRGFVLHSDDYTLSSSLDVSGGLRLTATVDVLRAISDGSGPEKAIMALGYAGWGAGQLEGEIAQNGWLVADAPSELIFDRPLEEIWPGALGLLGIDPVNLSAVAGNA; translated from the coding sequence ATGAGCGAATTTCTGGAAGGCAAGTTTCTCATCGCGATGCCGGATATGGCGGACGAGCGCTTTTCCCGCACCGTGATTCTGGTCTGCGCGCATTCGGAGGAAGGCGCGATGGGAATCGTCATCAATCGGGCGCAGGAGATCGGTTTTGCCGATCTGATCTCCCAGATCGGCCTGATCGATGATGATGAGGCCATTCATCTTCCGGCCGAAGCAAGGAAGATGATCGTGCGGGACGGCGGACCGGTCGACCGTAGCCGCGGCTTCGTGCTCCACAGCGATGATTACACTCTCTCGTCTTCTCTCGATGTCTCAGGAGGCCTGCGGCTGACCGCTACGGTCGATGTTCTTAGGGCCATTAGTGACGGCTCGGGACCAGAGAAGGCGATCATGGCTTTGGGCTATGCGGGTTGGGGTGCCGGGCAGCTTGAGGGCGAGATCGCCCAGAATGGCTGGCTCGTGGCCGACGCGCCTTCGGAACTGATTTTCGATAGGCCATTGGAAGAGATCTGGCCGGGCGCCCTCGGTCTGCTCGGTATCGACCCCGTCAATCTGAGCGCTGTCGCCGGAAACGCCTGA
- a CDS encoding GNAT family N-acetyltransferase produces MKGLPTSGMRLRGRNVILRLPRRSDFDEWSELRTRSRAFLEPWEPVWPNPPISRREFAKTVRRQGQDARRKTGFSFFILSAHDELMGGITLSNVRYGVCQNGEIGYWMGEPFAGKGHMHDAIDTLCDFAFRDLNLHRVQAACIPGNERSERLLKKAGFEREGLLRSYLFIGGVWRDHHLYARLCGDDERSRASKGSGL; encoded by the coding sequence CTGAAGGGGCTTCCGACCTCTGGGATGCGTCTAAGGGGAAGGAACGTCATCCTGCGCCTGCCCCGTCGAAGCGATTTCGACGAATGGTCGGAACTGCGAACCAGAAGCCGCGCCTTTCTGGAACCCTGGGAGCCGGTCTGGCCCAACCCGCCGATTTCACGTCGCGAATTTGCAAAGACCGTTCGGCGACAGGGCCAGGACGCACGTCGCAAGACGGGTTTCAGCTTCTTCATCCTGTCCGCCCATGACGAATTGATGGGTGGAATCACGCTTTCCAATGTGCGCTACGGCGTCTGCCAGAACGGCGAAATCGGTTATTGGATGGGTGAGCCCTTCGCCGGCAAGGGACATATGCACGACGCGATCGACACGCTCTGCGACTTTGCATTCCGCGACCTCAATTTGCATCGCGTTCAGGCTGCCTGTATCCCCGGCAATGAACGTTCGGAACGCTTGCTCAAAAAAGCCGGATTTGAGCGCGAAGGGCTGTTGCGATCTTATCTGTTCATCGGCGGCGTCTGGCGGGATCATCACCTTTACGCCCGCCTCTGTGGCGACGATGAAAGAAGCAGAGCCAGCAAGGGGAGCGGATTGTGA
- the rnhA gene encoding ribonuclease HI: MKHVEIFTDGACSGNPGPGGWGAILRHGSAQKELSGGEADTTNNRMELTAAIEALNALKGSCRVDLHTDSVYVRDGIRSWISGWKRNGWKTAAKKPVKNAELWQALDEARSRHDVTWHWVKGHAGHPENERADELAREGMKPFKSKTASKAKRED; encoded by the coding sequence ATGAAGCATGTCGAGATTTTCACCGACGGCGCATGCTCGGGAAATCCGGGGCCTGGTGGATGGGGAGCGATCCTGCGCCATGGCAGTGCGCAGAAAGAACTCTCCGGCGGCGAGGCCGACACCACCAACAACCGGATGGAATTGACTGCCGCTATCGAGGCTCTCAATGCCCTCAAGGGTTCCTGCCGCGTCGATCTGCATACGGACAGCGTCTATGTGCGCGATGGGATCCGGAGCTGGATTTCGGGGTGGAAAAGAAATGGCTGGAAGACGGCTGCCAAGAAACCCGTCAAAAATGCCGAACTCTGGCAGGCGCTGGATGAAGCCAGATCACGCCATGACGTGACCTGGCATTGGGTGAAGGGCCATGCCGGCCATCCGGAAAATGAGCGCGCCGATGAACTGGCGCGCGAAGGAATGAAGCCGTTCAAGTCGAAGACGGCTTCAAAAGCCAAACGAGAAGATTAA
- the ispH gene encoding 4-hydroxy-3-methylbut-2-enyl diphosphate reductase, translating into MAARPKLTLRLCEPRGFCAGVDRAIQIVVLAIKKYGAPVYVRHEIVHNRYVVEGLRAKGAIFIEELSEIPADHRDRPVVFSAHGVPKSVPADAESRNLFYLDATCPLVSKVHKQAMRHRRLGRHVLLIGHAGHPEVIGTMGQLPEGEVTLVETEEDADRLSFDDGTELGFVTQTTLSVDDTAGIIARLEERFPKMHAAAAESICYATTNRQDAVKQAAAGCDLFLVVGAPNSSNSKRLVEVAERSGAKSAKLVQQADEIDGWDALKDGALVGLSAGASAPEIIVDSIIEAFRERFEVTVDIALAMEENETFPVMRALRDVELTPADMAFVNGMA; encoded by the coding sequence ATGGCCGCACGACCAAAGCTGACACTCCGACTGTGTGAGCCGCGGGGCTTCTGCGCCGGCGTGGATCGTGCGATCCAGATCGTGGTGCTCGCGATCAAGAAATACGGTGCGCCCGTCTATGTGCGCCACGAGATCGTGCATAATCGCTATGTGGTCGAGGGCCTGCGTGCCAAGGGCGCGATCTTCATCGAAGAGCTTTCGGAAATCCCGGCCGATCATCGCGACCGACCGGTCGTCTTCTCCGCCCATGGCGTTCCGAAGAGCGTTCCGGCCGATGCCGAAAGCCGCAATCTCTTCTATCTCGATGCGACCTGTCCGCTGGTCTCGAAGGTCCACAAGCAGGCCATGCGTCACCGCCGCCTCGGCCGTCATGTCCTCCTGATCGGCCATGCCGGTCATCCGGAGGTGATCGGCACGATGGGCCAGCTGCCCGAGGGCGAGGTGACGCTTGTCGAAACCGAAGAGGATGCGGACCGCCTTTCATTCGATGACGGAACGGAGCTCGGCTTCGTCACGCAGACGACGCTTTCGGTCGACGATACCGCCGGTATCATTGCCCGGTTGGAGGAGCGCTTTCCGAAGATGCATGCCGCCGCGGCCGAGAGCATTTGCTACGCGACGACCAACCGGCAGGATGCAGTCAAACAGGCAGCCGCCGGCTGCGACCTCTTCCTCGTTGTTGGAGCGCCGAATTCATCCAACTCCAAACGGTTGGTCGAAGTGGCGGAACGCAGCGGGGCGAAAAGCGCCAAACTGGTTCAGCAGGCCGACGAAATCGACGGGTGGGACGCGCTGAAGGACGGCGCGCTGGTCGGCCTGTCCGCCGGCGCTTCCGCGCCCGAGATCATTGTCGATTCGATTATCGAAGCCTTCCGCGAGCGCTTCGAAGTGACGGTAGACATCGCTCTTGCCATGGAGGAGAACGAAACGTTCCCGGTCATGCGCGCGCTGCGAGATGTCGAATTGACACCCGCCGACATGGCTTTCGTCAACGGAATGGCCTGA
- a CDS encoding peroxiredoxin, translated as MTISKGETLPAGSFMTPGPDGPEKISSDAIFKGKTAVLVGVPGAFTPTCSLNHLPTFIEKNDELRTKGVDEIAVISVNDPFVMKAWRDSTSGEGKVTYLADPQGEYVTALGLDMDMPALGGKRAKRFCLLVKDGVAEEVMVEESPGESGDTDADALLKRL; from the coding sequence ATGACGATTTCCAAAGGTGAGACGCTTCCGGCGGGCTCATTTATGACGCCGGGACCCGACGGGCCAGAAAAAATCTCATCCGATGCCATCTTCAAGGGGAAGACGGCGGTCCTCGTGGGCGTACCGGGCGCCTTCACACCGACCTGCTCGCTCAACCATCTGCCGACATTCATCGAGAAGAATGACGAACTCCGCACGAAAGGCGTTGACGAGATCGCCGTCATCTCGGTGAATGATCCCTTCGTCATGAAAGCCTGGCGCGATTCAACCAGTGGCGAAGGCAAGGTGACCTATCTGGCCGACCCCCAGGGCGAATATGTCACCGCCCTCGGCCTCGACATGGATATGCCAGCGCTGGGCGGCAAGCGCGCGAAGCGGTTTTGCCTCCTGGTCAAGGATGGCGTCGCGGAAGAAGTAATGGTCGAGGAAAGCCCGGGCGAGAGCGGCGATACGGATGCCGACGCCCTGCTGAAGCGGCTTTAA
- a CDS encoding M16 family metallopeptidase — translation MPVETTTLANGLIVATEHRPHVESVVLGLWNHSGSRDERPEEHGIAHLLEHMAFKGTGRRSAEDIAVEIENVGGEINASTSVETTSFFARVLKEDVGLATDILCDILRDSVFDEDELQREKHVIAQELGAAMDTPDDIVFDRFAEAAFQGQPVGRSVLGTRETIETFSSDQLRSYLAREYGADRMIAVAVGAVEHDVFLREIESRLSDLGPHAGAQRATDAVYTGGEFRESRSLLDAQILIGFEGKPFLARDFYASQILATVLGGGMSSRLFQEIRERRGLCYSVSAFHWSFSDAGLFGIHAATGEEDIEELLPVLLDQICTLSNDISEEEVSRARAQLRASLLMSSESSMSRASQIARQFLTHGRVLPRQEVLDRLNDISAERIADLAHRTFMGSVPTVAGIGPLGPLMPYDAIQRRLGSSVVETRQAAAS, via the coding sequence ATGCCGGTCGAAACCACAACCCTTGCGAATGGCCTTATCGTCGCGACCGAACACCGCCCCCATGTCGAAAGTGTCGTGCTGGGTCTATGGAATCACAGCGGCTCGCGGGATGAGCGACCGGAAGAACACGGTATCGCGCATCTTCTGGAGCATATGGCCTTCAAAGGCACGGGCCGCCGCAGCGCCGAAGATATCGCCGTCGAGATCGAAAATGTCGGAGGCGAAATCAACGCCTCAACCTCCGTGGAGACCACGTCTTTCTTTGCGCGTGTCCTGAAGGAAGATGTCGGCCTTGCGACCGACATATTGTGCGACATTCTGCGGGACTCCGTCTTTGACGAAGACGAGTTGCAGCGGGAAAAACACGTTATCGCGCAGGAACTCGGTGCGGCGATGGATACGCCCGATGATATCGTCTTCGACAGGTTTGCCGAGGCGGCGTTTCAGGGGCAGCCGGTTGGACGCTCGGTGCTCGGCACAAGAGAGACGATCGAGACATTTTCCTCCGATCAATTGCGAAGCTATCTCGCCCGCGAATATGGCGCCGACCGCATGATCGCCGTGGCCGTTGGCGCGGTCGAGCATGACGTGTTCCTGCGGGAGATCGAAAGTCGCCTCTCCGATCTCGGCCCTCACGCCGGCGCCCAACGCGCGACCGATGCCGTCTATACCGGAGGCGAATTCCGCGAAAGCCGTTCGCTGCTCGATGCGCAAATCCTGATTGGATTCGAGGGCAAGCCCTTCCTGGCGCGTGATTTCTACGCCAGTCAGATCCTTGCGACCGTCCTCGGCGGCGGCATGAGCTCCAGGCTATTCCAGGAAATCCGCGAGCGTCGCGGCCTCTGCTATTCGGTCTCGGCTTTCCACTGGAGTTTCTCCGATGCCGGCCTGTTCGGAATTCATGCGGCGACAGGCGAAGAGGATATAGAAGAGCTTCTGCCGGTGCTGCTCGACCAGATCTGCACGCTGTCCAACGATATCAGCGAGGAAGAGGTCAGCCGGGCGCGGGCACAGCTTCGTGCGAGCCTTCTGATGAGCAGCGAGAGTTCCATGTCGCGCGCCAGCCAGATCGCCCGGCAGTTCTTGACCCACGGACGCGTTCTGCCCCGTCAGGAAGTCCTCGACCGGCTGAACGACATATCGGCGGAACGGATCGCCGACCTCGCTCATCGGACATTTATGGGGAGCGTGCCGACCGTTGCGGGAATAGGACCTCTCGGACCGCTCATGCCCTATGACGCGATCCAGCGCCGTCTGGGCAGTTCGGTCGTCGAGACCCGCCAAGCTGCCGCCTCCTGA
- a CDS encoding putative bifunctional diguanylate cyclase/phosphodiesterase: MMLAGFLLFSAMPLHAQEETVQVEADDLALDLSRAVEITSNGSRTFQVSAAPGEDGIVRRIEVEALGNPPSGHWAVLSLANASEQQIDRQIVAPHYRLVGSGLWKPDLGAQRIVNITPSEGFALDSQPSEDADIFNLTLNPNSVVTLVIELATPELPQLYIWEPEAYKDTINAYTLFRGIVIGISGLLALFLTILFVVRGTVMFPAAAALAWAVLFYISVDFGFLDRMVGVATGSEPVWRATAEIALAGTLVIFLFAYLNLSRWHKHFSHAALVWLTALGCLVALAVFYPSFSAGVARISLALTAVVGLGVIVWQASHRYDRAIMLVPSWVAVAAWVVGMGMTISGAIDNDVVQPALGGGLVLIVLLIGFTVMQHAFSGGAVRQGLFSDVERQALAMTGSGDIVFDWDVLRDRIVTRPDIAPLIGLRRQELRGPARDWVEAMHLDDRDHFRTTLDMILEHRRGRIRQDFRLRGEDGHYHWYSLKARPVVGADGEVVRCVGTICEVTEQKKAEERLLYDSVHDNMTGLPNRELFMDRLGSLVATAREDERIRPTVLAIDIDRFRTVNESLGISVGDTILLTVARRLARLCRSEDTLSRFSGDHFMISLGGRPDPSEVKAFTAQVKKTISAPINFANQEIVLTPSIGVAGWTQQHGSAQELVKDAELALHQAKRFGGDRVEPFRPAFRTMGSDYLHIEADLHRAIDNGELHVLYQPIIRIASMTIAGFEALIRWNHPKRGPIAPADFVPIAENSGLIARLGLFVMQRAADDMAAIARHCDRDDLYVAVNLSSSQFLRQDLVSDVKSVLTRTGLKPSTFRLELTETMVMKNPEQNARVLEQLDALGIGLSIDDFGTGYSALSYLTRFPFDCIKIDRSFVIDRTDQSKALLRSLVHLGHEVGMSIVVEGVDDDDTLALLQEAGCDYVQSFMFGKPVDMATAQEYCAQERAAAAQ, encoded by the coding sequence ATGATGCTGGCCGGATTTCTTCTGTTCTCTGCCATGCCCCTCCACGCTCAGGAAGAGACCGTACAGGTCGAGGCTGACGATCTGGCGCTTGACCTGTCCCGGGCCGTGGAAATCACGTCGAACGGTTCGCGCACATTCCAGGTTTCCGCAGCTCCCGGTGAGGACGGAATCGTCCGCCGGATCGAAGTGGAAGCTCTTGGCAATCCGCCATCCGGCCATTGGGCGGTGCTATCGCTCGCCAATGCCAGCGAACAACAGATCGACCGGCAGATCGTCGCTCCGCACTATCGGCTGGTCGGCTCGGGCCTCTGGAAGCCTGACCTTGGTGCGCAGCGCATCGTGAACATTACGCCGTCCGAAGGCTTTGCGCTGGATAGCCAGCCCAGCGAAGACGCCGATATCTTCAATCTGACGCTGAACCCGAACAGCGTCGTGACGTTGGTCATCGAACTGGCCACGCCGGAACTGCCGCAGCTCTACATCTGGGAGCCGGAAGCCTATAAGGACACGATCAACGCCTACACGCTATTTCGCGGGATCGTGATCGGCATTTCCGGTCTTCTGGCGCTCTTTCTGACGATTCTCTTCGTGGTGCGCGGCACCGTCATGTTTCCTGCGGCGGCGGCTCTCGCCTGGGCGGTTCTTTTCTACATATCGGTCGATTTCGGCTTTCTCGATCGGATGGTGGGGGTCGCGACGGGCAGCGAACCGGTCTGGCGAGCGACCGCCGAAATCGCCCTGGCGGGCACCCTCGTCATCTTCCTCTTCGCCTATCTCAATCTCTCGCGATGGCACAAGCATTTCAGTCATGCGGCGCTGGTCTGGCTGACCGCGCTCGGCTGCCTCGTCGCCCTCGCTGTCTTCTATCCCAGCTTTTCCGCCGGCGTCGCACGTATCTCCCTAGCTTTGACGGCCGTGGTCGGCCTCGGTGTCATCGTATGGCAGGCCAGCCACCGCTATGACCGCGCCATCATGCTGGTGCCAAGCTGGGTCGCGGTTGCCGCCTGGGTCGTCGGCATGGGCATGACGATTTCCGGGGCCATCGACAATGATGTGGTGCAGCCGGCGCTCGGCGGTGGTCTCGTGCTCATCGTCCTGCTTATCGGCTTTACCGTCATGCAGCACGCTTTTTCCGGCGGCGCCGTGCGGCAGGGCCTCTTCTCTGATGTGGAGCGCCAGGCCCTCGCCATGACGGGCTCCGGCGACATTGTCTTCGATTGGGACGTGCTGCGCGACCGGATCGTCACGCGCCCCGACATCGCGCCTTTGATCGGTTTGCGTCGGCAGGAGCTCCGCGGTCCGGCGCGGGATTGGGTGGAGGCGATGCATCTGGACGATCGCGACCATTTTCGCACCACGCTCGACATGATCCTGGAGCACCGCCGCGGGCGGATCCGTCAGGATTTCCGGCTGCGCGGAGAAGACGGCCACTACCACTGGTACAGCCTCAAGGCCCGTCCAGTGGTAGGAGCCGATGGAGAGGTCGTCCGCTGCGTCGGTACGATCTGTGAGGTGACGGAACAAAAGAAAGCCGAAGAACGGCTGCTCTACGATTCGGTCCACGACAATATGACGGGCCTTCCCAACCGCGAGCTTTTCATGGATCGCCTGGGTTCGCTCGTCGCGACGGCGCGCGAGGACGAGCGTATTCGCCCGACGGTGCTGGCCATCGACATCGACCGATTCCGGACGGTCAATGAATCGCTCGGCATATCGGTTGGCGACACGATCCTTCTCACCGTCGCCCGGCGGCTGGCAAGGCTATGCCGTTCCGAGGACACGCTGTCGCGCTTTTCCGGCGATCACTTCATGATTTCCCTTGGTGGTCGGCCTGATCCCTCAGAGGTGAAAGCCTTCACCGCCCAAGTGAAGAAAACGATTTCTGCGCCCATCAATTTCGCCAATCAGGAGATCGTTCTGACACCCTCCATCGGCGTGGCAGGATGGACCCAGCAGCACGGTAGCGCGCAGGAACTGGTCAAGGACGCCGAACTGGCGCTGCATCAGGCCAAACGCTTTGGTGGCGACCGCGTCGAGCCGTTCCGCCCCGCCTTTCGAACAATGGGCTCGGACTATCTGCACATCGAGGCCGATCTTCACCGTGCGATCGACAATGGGGAACTTCACGTTCTCTACCAACCGATCATCCGCATCGCGTCGATGACGATTGCGGGGTTCGAGGCTCTGATTCGCTGGAACCATCCGAAGCGCGGTCCGATCGCCCCTGCCGATTTCGTCCCGATTGCCGAAAATTCCGGTCTGATCGCACGGCTCGGCCTCTTCGTGATGCAGCGCGCGGCCGACGATATGGCAGCGATCGCCCGCCATTGCGACCGCGATGACCTCTACGTCGCCGTTAATCTCTCCTCCAGCCAGTTTCTTCGCCAAGACCTCGTCTCGGACGTCAAATCCGTCCTGACGCGAACGGGGCTCAAACCCTCGACGTTCCGGTTGGAACTGACCGAAACCATGGTCATGAAAAATCCGGAGCAGAACGCCCGCGTGCTCGAACAGCTCGACGCGCTCGGGATCGGATTGTCGATCGACGATTTCGGGACGGGTTATTCCGCTCTGTCCTATCTCACGCGGTTTCCGTTCGATTGCATCAAGATCGACAGGTCTTTCGTGATCGACCGAACCGATCAGTCGAAAGCCCTGCTTCGCTCCCTGGTCCATCTGGGCCATGAGGTCGGTATGAGCATCGTCGTCGAAGGCGTCGATGATGACGATACGCTGGCCCTGCTACAGGAGGCCGGCTGCGATTATGTCCAGAGTTTTATGTTCGGAAAGCCGGTCGATATGGCCACCGCTCAGGAATATTGCGCTCAGGAACGGGCGGCAGCGGCCCAGTAG
- a CDS encoding SURF1 family protein: MTPVSDRTPEDKRRGLGFFAAIMLVASAFVVLIALGTWQVKRLAWKEDLLATIDSRIHEAALPLSDIQGVLQVPGGVEFTPVKVSGNFIAGRAVFFLATFDGQSGWYVYQPFALLPGQWEGSDSDILLVNRGFVPYDQRDAYAMGADAPLGVTEIEGIAREMPSEKPSSLLPNNQPEDGLFFWKDGPTMAKALGINPGNVLPVFVDLGRPGADVPRGTWPHPGVTQVSLPNNHLSYALTWYGLAVVLVVVVGYAFWRSRHPLEDA; this comes from the coding sequence ATGACGCCGGTGTCTGACAGAACGCCAGAAGACAAAAGGCGCGGCCTCGGCTTCTTCGCCGCGATCATGCTCGTCGCAAGCGCTTTCGTCGTTCTTATCGCTTTGGGCACGTGGCAAGTGAAGCGGCTCGCCTGGAAGGAAGACCTTCTGGCGACCATCGATTCGCGCATTCACGAAGCCGCTCTTCCTCTTTCCGACATTCAAGGTGTCCTTCAGGTGCCGGGCGGCGTGGAGTTCACGCCGGTCAAGGTCTCGGGCAATTTCATCGCCGGCCGCGCAGTCTTTTTCCTGGCAACGTTCGACGGTCAATCGGGATGGTACGTCTATCAGCCCTTCGCCCTGCTGCCGGGGCAGTGGGAGGGGAGCGACAGCGATATACTGCTCGTCAATCGCGGCTTTGTTCCATACGATCAGCGCGACGCATACGCGATGGGGGCCGATGCCCCGCTCGGTGTGACCGAGATCGAGGGAATCGCTCGCGAGATGCCCTCTGAAAAGCCGTCATCCCTTCTGCCCAATAATCAGCCGGAGGACGGCCTCTTCTTCTGGAAGGACGGCCCGACAATGGCCAAGGCGCTGGGTATCAATCCCGGCAATGTTCTTCCTGTCTTCGTTGATCTTGGACGACCCGGCGCGGACGTCCCGCGCGGCACATGGCCGCACCCTGGCGTCACGCAGGTCAGTCTGCCCAATAATCACCTCTCCTACGCCCTGACATGGTATGGGCTGGCGGTCGTCCTCGTCGTTGTGGTCGGCTATGCCTTCTGGCGCTCGCGGCATCCGTTGGAGGATGCTTGA
- a CDS encoding DUF983 domain-containing protein, translating to MTQANETPETSTVIQRGALGRCPRCGEGALIEGFLTVPASCTSCGLDYSFEDSGDGPVPFVILIIGALVIGGALALEVSYAPSFLVHLLVWVPIGFLAGAALLRTLKGVLIALQWQNNSGERRYRNGSS from the coding sequence ATGACCCAAGCCAATGAAACGCCGGAGACTTCCACAGTTATACAGCGCGGCGCGCTTGGGCGCTGTCCGCGCTGTGGCGAGGGTGCATTGATTGAAGGTTTCCTGACCGTTCCGGCGAGCTGCACGTCGTGTGGACTGGACTACAGCTTCGAGGATAGCGGTGACGGGCCGGTGCCGTTCGTCATCCTCATTATCGGTGCTCTCGTGATCGGCGGAGCGCTTGCGCTGGAAGTCAGCTACGCTCCATCCTTCCTCGTGCATCTGCTCGTTTGGGTGCCAATCGGCTTCCTGGCAGGCGCAGCGCTGCTGCGCACTTTGAAGGGTGTACTGATCGCTCTCCAATGGCAGAATAACTCTGGTGAACGCCGCTATCGGAACGGTTCGTCATGA
- a CDS encoding homoserine kinase, producing the protein MAVYTDITEGELRHFLQTYELGDLLSYRGIAEGVENSNFIVHLERGEFILTLYEKRVNEEDLPFFIGLMDHLAAKGFACPRPVKRQDGTVIGHLAGRPAAMVTFLEGVWPREPSVVHCAEAGAALAQMHLAVADYEGYRRNALTLPDWRPLFEQVGDKADEVIDGLAEETRAMLDRLEAEWPTDLPSGVIHADAFPDNVFFLGDRFSGLIDFYFACNDLFAYDVAVALNAWCFDADHRFDRQKSAAMLDAYQRVRPLSDDERKALPALCRGAATRFMLTRLYDWIHTPADATVTKKDPRQPLAWMRYHAAASGPGAYGLNA; encoded by the coding sequence ATGGCAGTCTATACCGACATCACCGAAGGCGAGTTGCGTCATTTTCTGCAAACCTATGAACTGGGTGACCTGCTCTCCTATCGCGGCATTGCCGAAGGCGTCGAAAATTCCAACTTCATCGTGCATCTAGAGCGTGGTGAGTTCATTTTGACGCTCTACGAAAAACGGGTGAACGAAGAGGATCTGCCCTTTTTCATCGGGTTGATGGATCATCTGGCCGCCAAAGGATTTGCCTGTCCCCGGCCCGTCAAGCGGCAGGATGGAACCGTTATCGGACATCTGGCGGGTCGCCCCGCTGCGATGGTGACCTTTCTGGAGGGCGTCTGGCCGCGTGAACCGTCTGTGGTCCACTGCGCCGAGGCTGGCGCTGCGCTCGCGCAGATGCATCTGGCGGTGGCGGACTATGAAGGCTATCGCCGCAATGCGCTGACGCTGCCGGATTGGCGTCCGCTGTTCGAGCAGGTGGGCGACAAGGCCGACGAGGTGATCGACGGGCTGGCCGAAGAGACGCGGGCCATGCTGGACCGCCTCGAAGCGGAATGGCCGACCGACCTGCCCTCCGGGGTCATTCATGCGGACGCCTTCCCGGACAATGTGTTCTTTCTGGGTGACCGCTTTTCCGGGCTTATCGATTTTTATTTCGCCTGCAATGATCTCTTCGCCTATGATGTCGCTGTGGCGCTCAATGCATGGTGCTTCGATGCCGACCATCGCTTCGACAGGCAAAAGAGCGCTGCCATGCTCGATGCCTATCAGAGGGTTCGCCCTCTTTCGGATGACGAGAGAAAGGCCCTACCGGCGCTTTGCCGCGGAGCGGCAACACGCTTCATGCTGACGCGCCTTTACGACTGGATTCACACCCCTGCCGACGCGACCGTCACCAAGAAGGATCCGAGGCAACCCCTTGCCTGGATGCGCTACCACGCGGCGGCCAGTGGGCCTGGCGCTTACGGATTAAACGCATGA